From the genome of Leptospira saintgironsiae, one region includes:
- a CDS encoding phasin-related domain-containing protein gives MEKSLMDILNAGIALFQSGEDKLKQSLSDLDHAYQDLKSKGAQNQSEQANRLRDLIQKTVGDAQDKLLNANESSKAVISQLKENFEKISLQIDEALPEEFKTKAKSALEELKKLTKK, from the coding sequence ATGGAAAAATCTCTAATGGACATCCTAAACGCCGGAATCGCATTATTTCAATCCGGAGAAGATAAACTAAAACAAAGCCTTTCCGATCTAGATCATGCCTACCAGGATCTGAAAAGTAAGGGAGCACAGAACCAATCGGAACAAGCAAATAGACTTAGGGATCTGATCCAGAAAACTGTAGGAGACGCTCAGGATAAACTTCTGAACGCAAACGAAAGTTCTAAAGCTGTGATAAGCCAACTCAAAGAGAATTTCGAAAAAATTTCCCTACAAATTGACGAGGCCCTTCCAGAAGAATTTAAAACAAAAGCTAAGTCAGCTTTAGAAGAGCTGAAAAAGCTTACTAAAAAGTAA
- a CDS encoding acyl-CoA dehydrogenase family protein: MERVLQFTEEHEAFRDMARKFFETEVAPHHHEWEKVGMVPKELWKKAGASGLLCPDVPEEYGGSGADFLYNVVVIEESSRSGNSGFFVSLHNDVIAPYISAYANDEQKKRWLPGCCSGDSILAVAMTEPGAGSDLKNIRTSAVDKGDHYVVNGQKTFISNGQLANLVITAVKHENGTISLVMIEEGMKGFERGRNLEKIGLKAQDTSELYFNDVVVPKTNVIGKDGQGFRYLMMKLAQERLVLAIAAVEATALVQRMTLKYIKERMAFGKKIGSFQHIKFQMAEMATELEMCRTFVDKVVSEHLAGKKLTVEASMAKYYSTEMQKRHTDLCLQFFGGYGYMMEYPIARAYLDARIQTIYAGTTEIMKEIIGGSLGL, from the coding sequence ATGGAAAGAGTCCTACAATTTACCGAAGAGCATGAAGCTTTTCGTGATATGGCGCGCAAGTTTTTCGAAACTGAAGTCGCTCCTCATCATCATGAATGGGAAAAAGTCGGAATGGTTCCGAAAGAACTATGGAAAAAGGCAGGAGCAAGCGGATTGCTTTGCCCAGATGTTCCGGAAGAATATGGTGGATCAGGCGCGGACTTTCTATATAACGTTGTTGTAATAGAAGAATCTTCCAGATCCGGAAACAGCGGATTTTTTGTATCCCTTCACAACGATGTGATCGCTCCTTATATCAGCGCTTATGCAAACGACGAGCAAAAGAAAAGGTGGTTGCCTGGTTGTTGCAGCGGGGATAGCATTTTAGCGGTCGCTATGACAGAACCTGGAGCAGGTTCTGATCTCAAAAACATCAGAACTAGTGCCGTGGATAAGGGTGATCATTATGTGGTCAACGGTCAAAAAACATTTATTTCCAACGGACAGCTTGCAAATTTAGTAATTACTGCCGTGAAACATGAAAACGGCACGATTTCACTTGTTATGATAGAAGAGGGGATGAAAGGTTTCGAAAGAGGCCGTAATCTCGAGAAGATCGGGCTTAAAGCTCAGGATACCTCGGAATTATACTTCAACGACGTAGTAGTTCCTAAAACGAATGTAATCGGAAAAGACGGACAAGGTTTCCGTTATTTGATGATGAAACTCGCACAAGAGCGTCTCGTATTGGCGATTGCAGCGGTCGAAGCCACAGCACTTGTCCAGAGAATGACTCTAAAATATATTAAAGAGAGGATGGCTTTCGGGAAAAAAATCGGAAGTTTTCAACACATCAAATTTCAAATGGCGGAGATGGCTACGGAACTGGAAATGTGCCGTACCTTCGTCGACAAAGTGGTTTCGGAGCACCTTGCTGGAAAAAAATTAACTGTAGAGGCATCTATGGCTAAGTATTATTCCACAGAGATGCAAAAACGTCATACTGACCTTTGCCTCCAATTCTTCGGAGGATACGGTTACATGATGGAATACCCGATCGCAAGAGCGTATTTGGATGCAAGGATCCAGACGATCTACGCGGGAACCACCGAAATCATGAAAGAAATTATTGGTGGAAGTTTAGGACTCTGA
- a CDS encoding MFS transporter, translating to MRKQSFILILTVFIDMMGFSLIFPIFPETLNHFLAQAGDPVLDLLAGWTSRILDGRTSDWKLFVALFGGIVASLYSILQFLFSPIWGKLSDSTGRRPVLVFTCTGSFLGYLVWLCSGSFSLFVLSRLITGLMGGNVSVATAAMADSTSEQDRTKGMGMIGAGIGLGFIAGPSIGGILAHTDPSYILPFLPLEKMTIFPSVALMATAASFVNLLLILFRFRETLPHNLRKKSSGRIHPALGVFDLGSKEIMYLGFLNLYFLLFFSGFEFSLNFYLDQFLGYKPVSIGYTFVYIGLIIVFVQGGIIRRISGKVPEKKVGLLASVFLILGFSFLYFSSASVIASEQSTFLLFVALTFLAMGSAFLNPTVSSIVSLFSSPSEQGKNLGILRSLGSFGRGISPIIFSVVYSQKGPQTSFLLSGILSLLFLGLFLFVKQPVPKN from the coding sequence ATGAGGAAACAATCCTTCATATTAATACTTACAGTCTTCATTGACATGATGGGATTTTCCCTCATCTTCCCTATCTTTCCGGAAACTTTAAATCATTTCCTAGCTCAAGCAGGAGATCCAGTCCTGGATCTTTTGGCTGGTTGGACTTCCCGCATTTTGGATGGGAGAACAAGCGACTGGAAACTTTTCGTAGCACTTTTCGGTGGGATCGTAGCCAGTTTATATTCTATCCTTCAATTTTTGTTCTCACCTATCTGGGGAAAACTTTCAGACAGTACTGGCCGTAGACCTGTTTTAGTTTTTACGTGCACAGGTAGTTTTTTAGGATATTTGGTCTGGTTATGCTCAGGAAGTTTTTCCTTATTCGTTCTTTCTAGACTCATCACAGGTCTTATGGGCGGGAATGTATCTGTGGCAACAGCTGCGATGGCTGATTCCACTTCTGAGCAGGATCGTACCAAAGGAATGGGAATGATTGGAGCCGGTATTGGTCTTGGATTTATTGCAGGCCCTTCTATCGGTGGAATTTTAGCTCATACGGATCCTTCTTACATTCTTCCTTTTTTACCTTTGGAGAAGATGACAATCTTCCCTTCTGTAGCGCTGATGGCGACTGCAGCATCTTTCGTAAATTTACTCCTAATACTTTTTAGATTCAGAGAAACACTTCCCCATAATTTACGTAAAAAATCTTCCGGAAGAATTCACCCTGCATTAGGAGTTTTTGATCTTGGCTCCAAAGAGATCATGTATTTAGGTTTTCTAAATTTATATTTCTTGCTGTTCTTCTCTGGATTCGAATTCTCTCTTAACTTTTACTTGGATCAATTTTTAGGATATAAACCGGTAAGTATAGGTTACACTTTTGTTTATATAGGACTTATCATCGTATTCGTACAAGGTGGGATTATTCGTAGGATCAGCGGAAAAGTTCCTGAAAAGAAAGTAGGACTTCTCGCATCCGTATTTTTAATATTAGGATTTTCTTTCTTATATTTTTCGAGCGCATCGGTCATCGCATCAGAACAATCCACATTTCTGTTATTCGTGGCTTTGACATTTTTAGCAATGGGAAGTGCATTCTTAAATCCTACTGTATCTTCTATCGTATCCTTATTCTCTTCTCCAAGCGAGCAGGGAAAAAATCTGGGGATATTAAGAAGTTTAGGATCTTTCGGAAGAGGGATTTCTCCGATTATATTCAGCGTAGTATATTCCCAAAAAGGACCTCAGACTTCCTTTTTGTTATCAGGGATCTTAAGTTTACTTTTCTTAGGGTTATTCCTGTTTGTAAAACAGCCGGTCCCTAAGAATTAA
- a CDS encoding Lsa36 family surface (lipo)protein, which translates to MDRMAPLESIVRRCVRYAAFLILASSLYFIPVSSAEAQVSCLPPASGNNVCNLIPASTAAQFNGLEETIRKEYLNELTKSMADASVLANINSSMMGPGTINRFQIGAGLGVAGVKKDDINIQYGDISIPKFPNVGASINPGAMVGVNLGWLLGQGPADQPDKDDKNKDSNRSFLHRINIYAHGFQGNIANGDIKSLSDSTSKDLSMSGNVNSFGMTVRFQIARERYTKLDFFGFTGISLGIGFHRKWEEINMNYHPSGTDAVKVAFGPATGRWDADVNFAYQSKVQSVPIDIRTGVRLFYILTLFAGAGISNNTGYTKLNLGVSGPLYLALDPNASGLPPQVIQQMNGNAGGTLSLRTGGSADVRTQMNYIVGGFELNILMFKVLAEAMATDDKIYSANLGIKFAL; encoded by the coding sequence ATGGATCGAATGGCTCCTTTAGAGAGTATAGTTAGGCGGTGTGTTCGATATGCCGCCTTCCTTATTTTAGCTTCTTCCCTATATTTCATCCCAGTTTCTTCTGCAGAGGCTCAGGTGTCCTGTCTTCCTCCTGCTTCTGGAAACAATGTGTGTAATTTAATTCCTGCCTCCACAGCGGCTCAGTTCAATGGTTTGGAAGAAACCATCCGTAAAGAATATCTGAATGAACTGACCAAGTCTATGGCAGATGCTTCCGTTCTTGCAAACATCAACTCTTCTATGATGGGGCCTGGAACTATCAATCGTTTCCAAATAGGAGCGGGCCTTGGAGTTGCAGGAGTCAAAAAGGACGATATCAATATCCAATATGGCGATATTTCTATTCCCAAGTTCCCGAATGTAGGAGCTTCGATTAACCCAGGAGCAATGGTCGGTGTAAACCTAGGATGGTTACTTGGCCAAGGACCTGCGGACCAACCGGATAAAGATGATAAGAATAAGGATTCTAATAGGTCCTTCCTACATAGGATTAATATCTACGCTCATGGCTTCCAAGGTAATATTGCTAACGGGGATATTAAATCTCTGAGTGATTCAACTTCTAAAGACTTGTCCATGTCAGGGAATGTGAATAGTTTCGGAATGACTGTCCGATTCCAAATCGCTAGGGAAAGATATACTAAACTAGACTTCTTCGGATTTACTGGAATTAGTTTAGGGATCGGCTTTCACAGAAAATGGGAAGAGATCAATATGAATTACCATCCGAGCGGAACAGATGCAGTCAAAGTTGCATTCGGTCCTGCTACAGGTAGATGGGATGCAGATGTTAACTTCGCTTATCAATCTAAGGTGCAATCTGTTCCAATCGATATTAGAACTGGGGTTAGGCTCTTCTATATTTTAACCTTATTTGCAGGTGCGGGTATCTCGAATAATACAGGATATACCAAATTGAATTTGGGAGTAAGTGGACCTTTGTATTTGGCTTTAGATCCTAATGCTTCAGGTCTTCCTCCTCAGGTTATCCAACAGATGAATGGTAACGCAGGTGGAACACTCTCCTTAAGGACCGGCGGATCTGCAGACGTTAGAACACAAATGAACTATATCGTGGGTGGTTTCGAATTGAACATATTAATGTTCAAGGTATTGGCAGAAGCTATGGCTACCGACGATAAGATCTATTCTGCGAACCTAGGCATTAAGTTCGCTTTATAA